In one Photobacterium swingsii genomic region, the following are encoded:
- a CDS encoding cyclase family protein, with protein MTRSDLHSKNISLEINEEHPAYQWAKAQADSVNAMGHIGTHIDCYTKVPLATNYQTDVHILDCSDAMPTIDQIEGLELDGKSLVLYTGNFEKNGYGNPNYGAQSTVLDSDVLDAILKQAPQFIVIDSYGIGAHGDEHISFDKRCEEHNCFVIENVCLTQAMLSSIVSLDIRFDPTSASTGKRCDVTVLSHTKLDK; from the coding sequence ATGACTCGAAGCGATTTACATTCAAAAAACATCAGCCTTGAGATTAACGAAGAGCATCCAGCTTATCAGTGGGCTAAAGCTCAAGCAGATTCAGTCAATGCTATGGGTCACATTGGTACTCACATTGATTGCTATACCAAGGTACCACTTGCAACAAACTACCAAACAGATGTTCATATTCTTGACTGCTCAGACGCGATGCCGACGATTGATCAGATTGAAGGGCTGGAACTAGATGGTAAGTCACTTGTGCTTTATACCGGTAACTTCGAGAAGAATGGTTATGGCAACCCAAATTATGGCGCGCAATCGACAGTGCTTGATAGCGATGTGCTCGATGCGATATTGAAACAAGCGCCGCAATTTATCGTGATTGATAGCTACGGTATTGGTGCCCATGGCGACGAGCATATTTCGTTTGATAAACGCTGCGAAGAGCACAATTGCTTTGTGATTGAAAATGTTTGTCTCACTCAAGCCATGCTTAGCTCCATTGTTTCGTTAGACATTCGTTTTGATCCGACATCAGCTTCAACGGGTAAGCGTTGCGACGTTACTGTGTTAAGCCATACCAAGTTGGATAAGTAA
- a CDS encoding c-type cytochrome: MRFNQFKCHSLATLSILAVTAAFSPTLLASENEQFEIGKQKAKVCMTCHGADGISTQDPYPNLRGQKMGYLISSLKDYQTRERTSGLAVLMQQQADALSDQDIRDIAYFYSQLGNESQP; the protein is encoded by the coding sequence ATGCGTTTTAATCAGTTCAAATGTCATTCGCTAGCCACACTTTCAATACTTGCTGTCACGGCGGCCTTTTCCCCAACACTGCTTGCCTCTGAAAATGAACAGTTCGAAATTGGTAAACAAAAAGCCAAAGTTTGCATGACATGCCATGGGGCGGACGGTATCTCCACTCAAGATCCTTACCCTAACCTTCGCGGTCAAAAAATGGGGTATCTCATTTCTTCATTAAAAGATTATCAAACCCGTGAGCGTACAAGTGGACTCGCTGTGCTGATGCAGCAACAAGCAGATGCTCTGTCTGATCAAGACATTCGAGATATTGCCTATTTCTATTCTCAGCTCGGTAATGAATCACAACCTTAA